The Rhodococcus sp. X156 genome window below encodes:
- a CDS encoding ring-opening amidohydrolase has protein sequence MPEAIEVRKVPLHNVSDASELAKLIDDGVLEADRVIAVIGKTEGNGGVNDYTRIIADRAFREVIAAKGTRSATEVGDIPIVWSGGTDGVISPHATIFATVPAEKAPQTDEPRLTVGVAMSEELLPEDIGRTAMITKVATAVKDAMAQAGISDPADVHYVQTKTPLLTIHTIRDAKSRGKTVWTEQTHESMDLSNGGTALGIAVALGEIDMPTDEDVMHNRELYSAVASCSSGVELDRAQIVVVGNARGVGGRYRVGHSVMNDALDSDGIWDAIRDAGLDLPERPRTSDLDGKLVNVFLKCEASQDGTVRGRRNAMLDDSDVHWHRQIKACVGGVTAAVTGDPAVFVSVSAAHQGPEGGGPVAAIVDMGA, from the coding sequence GTGCCCGAAGCAATTGAGGTCCGCAAGGTTCCGCTGCACAACGTCTCCGACGCGAGCGAGCTGGCCAAGCTCATCGACGACGGTGTCCTGGAGGCCGACCGCGTGATCGCGGTGATCGGCAAGACCGAGGGCAACGGTGGCGTCAACGACTACACCCGCATCATCGCCGACCGCGCCTTCCGCGAGGTCATCGCGGCCAAGGGCACCCGCAGCGCGACCGAGGTGGGCGACATCCCCATCGTCTGGTCCGGTGGCACCGACGGCGTGATCAGCCCGCACGCCACCATCTTCGCCACGGTCCCGGCGGAGAAGGCCCCGCAGACCGACGAGCCCCGCCTGACCGTGGGTGTGGCGATGAGCGAGGAGCTGCTGCCCGAGGACATCGGCCGCACCGCGATGATCACCAAGGTCGCGACTGCCGTGAAGGACGCGATGGCCCAGGCTGGCATCAGCGACCCCGCCGACGTGCACTACGTGCAGACCAAGACCCCGCTGCTGACCATCCACACCATCCGCGACGCCAAGAGCCGCGGCAAGACGGTGTGGACCGAGCAGACCCACGAGTCGATGGACCTGTCCAACGGCGGCACCGCGCTGGGCATCGCCGTCGCGCTCGGCGAGATCGACATGCCGACCGACGAGGACGTCATGCACAACCGCGAGCTGTACTCCGCGGTGGCCTCGTGCTCCTCGGGCGTGGAGCTCGACCGCGCGCAGATCGTCGTGGTGGGCAACGCCCGCGGTGTCGGTGGGCGCTACCGGGTGGGCCACAGCGTCATGAACGACGCGCTGGACTCCGACGGCATCTGGGACGCCATCCGTGACGCCGGCCTAGACCTGCCCGAGCGGCCGCGCACCAGCGACCTCGACGGCAAGCTCGTCAACGTGTTCCTCAAGTGCGAGGCGAGCCAGGACGGCACCGTGCGCGGCCGCCGCAACGCGATGCTCGACGACTCCGACGTGCACTGGCACCGCCAGATCAAGGCGTGCGTCGGTGGCGTGACCGCCGCGGTCACCGGTGACCCCGCGGTGTTCGTCTCCGTCTCCGCGGCCCACCAGGGCCCCGAGGGCGGCGGCCCCGTCGCGGCCATCGTGGACATGGGCGCGTAA
- a CDS encoding carboxyl transferase domain-containing protein, with protein sequence MSRLGAVELLELVVDPDSFQRWDTEPLPPRGVHGEPEQSYHDELAAARERSGVDESVITGEAAIEGRRVAIIMCEFRFLAGSIGVAAAERLTLGIERATAEGLPLLAVPASGGTRMQEGTVAFLQMVKISAAIAAHKAAGLAYVVYLRHPTTGGVMASWGSLGHVTAAEPGALLGFLGPRVYQALYGEEFPPDVQTAENLAARGLIDAVVAPAELRRIAADALAVLCAPREAPPAVPNLPLEQLPDVPAWESIQRSRNPARPGVRALLKVAANTVTPLQGTGAGEQEPGLLLALAKFGPAACVVLGQDRKFADQPLGPAGLREARRGMRLAAGLGLPLVTVIDTAGAALSKDAEEGGLAGEIARCLVELTTLAAPTICLLLGEGAGGGALALLPADRVLCAQHAWLSPLPPEGASAIRFHTTDRADEMAAAQGVRSLDLLRNGIVDRIVAEHPDAADEPAEFLSRLGGVLEHELAMLLTRTPTDLRTARLDRYRRLGVAT encoded by the coding sequence GTGAGCCGGCTCGGGGCGGTCGAGCTGCTGGAGCTGGTGGTCGATCCGGACAGCTTCCAGCGCTGGGACACCGAGCCGCTGCCGCCCCGGGGCGTGCACGGCGAGCCGGAGCAGAGCTACCACGACGAGCTGGCCGCGGCGCGGGAGCGCTCCGGGGTGGACGAGTCGGTGATCACCGGCGAGGCGGCCATCGAGGGTCGCCGCGTCGCGATCATCATGTGCGAGTTCCGCTTCCTCGCCGGCTCCATCGGGGTGGCCGCCGCCGAGCGGCTCACCCTGGGCATCGAGCGGGCGACCGCCGAGGGGCTGCCGCTGCTGGCGGTACCGGCCTCCGGCGGCACCCGCATGCAGGAGGGCACCGTCGCCTTCCTGCAGATGGTGAAGATCTCCGCGGCCATCGCGGCGCACAAGGCCGCCGGGCTGGCCTACGTGGTCTACCTGCGTCACCCCACCACCGGCGGGGTGATGGCCTCGTGGGGCTCGCTCGGCCACGTCACCGCGGCCGAGCCGGGCGCCCTGCTCGGGTTCCTGGGCCCGCGGGTGTACCAGGCGCTCTACGGCGAGGAGTTCCCCCCGGACGTGCAGACCGCGGAGAACCTGGCCGCCCGCGGGCTCATCGACGCCGTGGTGGCGCCGGCGGAGCTGCGCCGGATCGCCGCCGACGCGCTGGCCGTGCTCTGCGCCCCGCGGGAGGCCCCTCCGGCGGTGCCCAACCTGCCGCTGGAGCAGCTGCCGGACGTGCCGGCCTGGGAGTCCATCCAGCGCTCGCGCAACCCGGCCCGGCCCGGGGTGCGGGCCCTGCTGAAGGTCGCCGCCAACACGGTGACTCCCCTGCAGGGCACGGGTGCGGGGGAGCAGGAGCCCGGGCTGCTGCTGGCCCTGGCGAAGTTCGGCCCGGCCGCCTGCGTGGTGCTCGGCCAGGACCGCAAGTTCGCCGACCAGCCACTGGGCCCGGCGGGTCTGCGCGAGGCGCGCCGGGGCATGCGCCTGGCCGCCGGGCTGGGCCTGCCCCTCGTCACCGTGATCGACACGGCCGGCGCGGCGCTGAGCAAGGACGCCGAGGAGGGTGGCCTGGCCGGGGAGATCGCTCGCTGCCTGGTGGAGCTGACCACCCTCGCCGCGCCCACCATCTGCCTGCTGCTCGGTGAGGGAGCGGGCGGGGGAGCGCTGGCGCTGCTGCCGGCTGACCGGGTGCTCTGCGCGCAGCACGCCTGGCTCTCGCCGCTGCCCCCGGAAGGGGCCTCGGCCATCCGGTTCCACACCACCGACCGGGCGGACGAGATGGCGGCCGCCCAGGGGGTGCGCAGCCTGGACCTGCTCCGCAACGGCATCGTGGACCGCATCGTGGCCGAGCACCCCGACGCCGCGGACGAGCCTGCGGAGTTCCTGAGCCGGCTCGGTGGGGTGCTGGAGCACGAGCTGGCGATGTTGCTGACCCGCACTCCGACGGACCTGCGCACCGCCAGGCTGGACCGCTACCGACGGCTGGGCGTGGCAACGTGA
- a CDS encoding DJ-1/PfpI family protein, whose protein sequence is MTSTRTVAILAFNDMEVLDYAGPYEVFNVAGELSDPAEFSVISVGLTGAVATGRGGFTVQPDHGLDDCPPADLLVVPGGAGARKLQSDDRLLAWLRDRAAEVEMLLSVCTGSLVLASAGLLHRRRATTHHTAYAELADLDPTVQVERGPRFVRSADRLWTSAGISAGIDLSLRVVRELAGARIHDNVVAEMEWGWGS, encoded by the coding sequence GTGACGAGCACGCGCACCGTGGCAATCCTGGCCTTCAACGACATGGAGGTCCTCGACTACGCCGGGCCCTACGAGGTCTTCAACGTGGCCGGCGAGCTGAGCGACCCCGCCGAGTTCTCGGTGATCTCGGTCGGACTCACCGGCGCGGTCGCTACCGGACGCGGTGGCTTCACGGTGCAACCCGACCACGGCTTGGACGACTGCCCGCCCGCCGACCTGCTGGTGGTGCCCGGCGGCGCCGGTGCCCGCAAGCTCCAGTCCGACGACCGGCTGCTGGCCTGGCTGCGCGACCGGGCGGCCGAGGTCGAGATGCTGCTCTCCGTCTGCACCGGGTCGCTCGTGCTGGCCTCGGCTGGCCTGCTGCACCGGCGACGGGCGACCACGCACCACACGGCGTACGCCGAGCTTGCCGACCTCGACCCGACCGTGCAGGTCGAGCGCGGGCCGCGGTTCGTGCGCAGCGCGGACCGGCTGTGGACCTCCGCCGGGATCTCCGCCGGCATCGACCTGTCGCTGCGGGTCGTCCGCGAGCTCGCCGGGGCGCGGATCCACGACAACGTGGTCGCCGAGATGGAGTGGGGCTGGGGGTCCTGA
- a CDS encoding carbamate kinase codes for MRVLIALGGNAMTAPDGRADPDDQRAAVVSAMAAVADLVADGAEVVLTHGNGPQVGNLLVKNEIAAAVVPPVPLDWCGAQTQATIGVLVLNALDQALAQRECSARSAVLVSRTLVSGDDPHFAEPSKPVGRYLPEAEAKVMIDHGQVWEDRGERGWRRMVASPEPLECLESATVTALLDAGQVVVCAGGGGVPVVRSADGELCGVEAVIDKDLTAAVLADQLAVDVLVIATDVDAAIIGWGTPDARPIGAITAAELRDLAAAGHFAGGSMGPKVDAACRFAEAGGRSVITSLHNIAGALAGTAGTIVTP; via the coding sequence GTGAGAGTACTGATTGCGCTGGGCGGCAACGCCATGACCGCGCCCGACGGCCGTGCCGACCCGGACGACCAGCGGGCGGCCGTGGTCTCGGCCATGGCCGCGGTGGCCGACCTGGTGGCCGACGGTGCCGAGGTGGTGCTCACGCACGGCAACGGCCCGCAGGTGGGCAACCTCCTGGTGAAGAACGAGATCGCCGCCGCGGTGGTGCCGCCGGTGCCGCTGGACTGGTGCGGGGCGCAGACCCAGGCCACCATCGGCGTGCTGGTGCTCAACGCGCTCGACCAGGCCCTGGCCCAGCGCGAGTGCTCGGCGCGCTCGGCGGTGCTGGTCTCGCGCACCCTGGTCTCCGGCGACGACCCGCACTTCGCCGAGCCCAGCAAGCCCGTCGGCCGCTACCTCCCCGAGGCCGAGGCCAAGGTGATGATCGACCACGGCCAGGTCTGGGAGGACCGCGGTGAGCGGGGCTGGCGGCGCATGGTCGCCTCCCCGGAGCCGCTGGAGTGCCTGGAGTCGGCCACGGTGACCGCCCTGCTCGATGCCGGGCAGGTGGTGGTCTGCGCCGGTGGTGGCGGGGTCCCCGTGGTCCGCAGTGCCGACGGTGAGCTCTGCGGCGTGGAGGCCGTGATCGACAAGGACCTCACCGCCGCGGTGCTCGCCGACCAGCTGGCGGTGGACGTGCTCGTCATCGCCACCGACGTCGACGCCGCGATCATCGGCTGGGGCACGCCCGACGCGCGCCCCATCGGTGCGATCACCGCGGCCGAGCTGCGCGACCTGGCCGCTGCCGGGCACTTCGCCGGCGGCAGCATGGGCCCCAAGGTCGATGCTGCCTGCCGCTTCGCCGAGGCAGGCGGGCGCTCGGTCATCACCTCCCTGCACAACATCGCCGGTGCGCTGGCGGGGACCGCAGGAACGATCGTGACCCCCTGA
- a CDS encoding CoA transferase, producing the protein MTGPLSDILVVDLSRALAGPHAAMMLGDLGARVIKVESPGSGDDTRSWGPPFVDGSDGERHSTYFLSCNRNKESIALDLKSDDGRATLTALIARADVLVENFRPGVLDRLGFSVEQLAELNPRLVVLSITGFGHDGPEGTRPGYDQIAQGEAGLMSLTGPSAAEPTRVGVPIGDLLAGMNGAYGVVAALHARTTTGRGRVVRTSLLASIVGVHAFQGTRFTVAGEVPQPTGGHHPSICPYGLFHAADGFVQIAVGSEGLWRRFAPEFGLDRPEWATNPERVGDRDAVIAAVDAAFSTLPSAELLARLDELGVPAGKVRNLEEVYTWEQTRSQGLLVEVDHAALGPITLPGPPLRFQEISDKPAGLDASETTVRTTHTAPPTLDQHGAEIRAWLEQSAP; encoded by the coding sequence ATGACGGGACCACTGTCCGACATCCTGGTCGTCGACCTCTCCCGCGCCCTGGCCGGGCCACACGCCGCGATGATGCTGGGTGACCTGGGTGCCCGGGTCATCAAGGTGGAGTCGCCGGGCAGCGGGGACGACACGCGCAGCTGGGGCCCGCCCTTCGTGGACGGCTCGGACGGGGAGCGCCACTCCACGTACTTCCTGTCCTGCAACCGCAACAAGGAGTCCATCGCGCTGGACCTCAAGAGCGACGACGGTCGCGCCACGCTCACCGCGCTCATCGCCCGGGCCGACGTGCTGGTGGAGAACTTCCGCCCCGGCGTGCTCGACCGGCTGGGGTTCAGCGTGGAGCAGCTCGCCGAGCTGAACCCGCGGCTGGTGGTCCTGTCGATCACCGGCTTCGGCCACGACGGCCCCGAGGGCACCCGGCCGGGGTATGACCAGATCGCCCAGGGCGAGGCCGGGCTGATGTCGCTCACCGGCCCGTCCGCGGCCGAGCCCACCCGGGTGGGCGTGCCCATCGGTGACCTGCTGGCCGGCATGAACGGGGCCTACGGGGTGGTCGCGGCGCTGCACGCCCGCACCACCACGGGGCGCGGCCGGGTGGTGCGCACCAGCCTGCTCGCGTCCATCGTGGGCGTGCACGCCTTCCAGGGCACCCGCTTCACCGTGGCCGGGGAGGTCCCGCAGCCCACTGGGGGCCACCACCCGTCCATCTGCCCCTACGGCCTCTTCCACGCCGCCGACGGCTTCGTGCAGATCGCCGTGGGCAGCGAGGGGCTGTGGCGGCGGTTCGCCCCGGAGTTCGGCCTGGACCGGCCGGAGTGGGCCACCAACCCCGAGCGGGTCGGTGACCGCGACGCGGTGATCGCCGCGGTGGACGCGGCCTTCAGCACGCTGCCCAGCGCCGAGCTGCTGGCTCGCCTGGACGAGCTGGGGGTGCCCGCGGGCAAGGTGCGCAACCTCGAGGAGGTCTACACCTGGGAGCAGACCCGCTCGCAGGGGCTGCTGGTGGAGGTGGACCACGCGGCGCTGGGTCCCATCACCCTGCCCGGGCCGCCGCTGCGCTTCCAGGAGATCTCCGACAAGCCGGCGGGCCTGGACGCGTCGGAGACCACGGTGCGCACCACGCACACGGCCCCCCCGACCCTGGACCAGCACGGCGCGGAGATCCGCGCCTGGCTCGAGCAGTCGGCGCCGTGA